One Candidatus Kapaibacterium sp. DNA window includes the following coding sequences:
- a CDS encoding cupin domain-containing protein, which yields MNKVNIFEKLAKFDDYYNPRIVGELNGQHVKLAKLLGEFVWHKHENEDELFYVLDGELKMEFRDKTVTIKKDEFLIVPRGIEHRPVAEKEVALMLFEPATTLNTGDTKGELTRQNLERI from the coding sequence ATGAATAAAGTTAATATATTTGAAAAACTTGCGAAGTTCGACGATTATTACAATCCGCGAATCGTAGGCGAATTGAACGGGCAACATGTCAAGCTCGCAAAGCTATTAGGCGAATTCGTCTGGCACAAGCACGAAAATGAGGACGAACTCTTCTACGTTCTCGATGGAGAGCTGAAGATGGAATTTCGCGACAAGACAGTGACAATCAAAAAAGATGAATTCCTGATTGTTCCGCGTGGAATCGAGCATCGCCCCGTCGCTGAGAAAGAGGTTGCCTTAATGTTGTTCGAGCCGGCGACTACGCTCAACACAGGTGACACCAAAGGCGAGTTAACAAGGCAGAATTTGGAACGAATCTAA
- a CDS encoding T9SS type A sorting domain-containing protein, protein MNNKYTNIDNIFDKARNLEPVLNDNEVRELINTSTVNPVSTGIFNYGVNKMTILSSMAALVISGLVLFNVIDSDKQVSENKQASVEISTAKSTPDVIEKLPDDENKDINRRQVKHDDVAINTYNVDDKVDLPKSTDKINGINAITLPYEYLELYNIKFDSETNNYEVTSGKMKVAIAPDMKTQFLSNAESNDSDHKLVPKLITSANGNVKIAFLNKNDSNYPKWNEGSQNQVLYTERIDDLADFDLEILKQMSPASIDSFLSHLGDTDNLGKFKIDINKLSIHMNNSDNIDVDSLLTTKRIQIDLDKSDSSNNIDKRIIIKRQNSGSKIDLLDSAELNTSQRIQIMLPESTMTKQETLPKENYFHLDGRLKMLSELTVNKLIPVRFDVPGGGADIIFWFEPTDELLEVVPDNIKSRLEAEIEAINSSEDICKAAPETGSETIMDVWRSCSGAIENMLVYPNPTNGPVSVNFQLKEDRKVKLTIHDLTGKLLLTLSPETLIRKGEFRENFNLAKLTPGMYLLVAQTHYGEQTLQRIVIE, encoded by the coding sequence ATGAATAACAAATATACAAATATTGATAATATTTTTGATAAAGCTCGAAATCTGGAACCGGTTTTGAACGATAATGAGGTTCGCGAACTCATTAACACAAGTACCGTAAATCCGGTGAGTACAGGTATTTTTAATTACGGAGTAAATAAAATGACTATTTTAAGTTCAATGGCAGCTCTTGTTATTTCGGGATTGGTACTATTCAATGTAATTGATTCTGATAAACAAGTGTCCGAAAATAAGCAAGCCTCGGTTGAAATATCAACTGCAAAATCCACCCCCGATGTGATAGAAAAACTACCCGACGATGAAAATAAAGACATCAATAGACGTCAAGTTAAGCACGATGATGTCGCTATAAATACATACAATGTTGATGATAAAGTTGATTTGCCCAAATCAACAGACAAAATTAACGGAATCAATGCAATTACTTTGCCGTATGAATATTTAGAATTATATAATATTAAATTTGACTCGGAAACTAATAATTATGAAGTTACAAGTGGCAAGATGAAAGTTGCGATAGCTCCGGATATGAAAACGCAATTCCTATCCAACGCTGAGTCTAATGATTCTGACCATAAATTAGTACCTAAACTAATTACTTCGGCTAATGGAAATGTGAAAATAGCGTTTCTAAACAAAAATGATAGTAATTATCCTAAATGGAATGAAGGTAGTCAAAATCAAGTACTTTATACAGAAAGAATTGATGATTTAGCTGATTTCGATTTAGAGATTTTGAAACAGATGTCTCCTGCATCCATTGATTCATTCTTATCTCATCTTGGTGATACAGATAATTTAGGTAAATTTAAGATAGATATAAATAAATTATCTATACATATGAATAATTCTGATAATATAGATGTTGATTCATTATTGACCACCAAGAGAATTCAAATTGATTTAGATAAATCTGATAGTAGCAATAATATTGATAAAAGAATCATAATTAAGCGGCAAAATAGTGGTTCGAAAATTGATTTATTAGATAGTGCGGAATTAAACACATCGCAAAGAATACAAATTATGTTGCCGGAAAGTACTATGACTAAACAAGAAACTTTGCCCAAAGAGAATTATTTCCATCTTGACGGACGCCTCAAAATGCTGTCTGAATTGACTGTCAATAAATTAATTCCTGTCCGATTTGATGTCCCGGGTGGCGGCGCAGATATAATCTTCTGGTTTGAACCTACAGATGAACTACTCGAAGTAGTACCCGATAACATCAAATCGCGTCTCGAAGCCGAAATTGAAGCGATTAACAGCAGTGAAGATATTTGCAAAGCGGCTCCCGAAACAGGCTCCGAAACTATAATGGACGTTTGGCGCTCGTGCAGCGGAGCAATCGAAAACATGTTGGTTTACCCAAATCCTACAAACGGTCCGGTTTCTGTCAATTTCCAACTGAAAGAAGATAGAAAAGTGAAACTCACGATTCATGACCTAACCGGGAAATTATTGCTGACACTTTCGCCTGAAACTCTAATTCGCAAAGGTGAATTCCGCGAGAATTTCAATTTGGCAAAGTTAACTCCCGGAATGTATTTGCTCGTAGCCCAAACGCATTACGGCGAGCAGACTTTGCAAAGAATTGTAATAGAATAA
- a CDS encoding RNA polymerase sigma factor, with protein MSREQNLEIDLIDSKQNEFMIYYDRVKFKLSGFARAITRNAENARDLVSDTVLAAYENFDKIKNKEAFSSYIFTIAVRLHRKRKSKMKNFEELDDMATDNLINHDPMPDISHDIKVLYDTLDKLPEKMKEAIILYEISGFTIEEIKEIQGGTISGVKSRLKRGREKLSELMNDRITHKMNKNYSTERSEFSKNNDKLMKIGI; from the coding sequence ATGAGTAGAGAACAAAATTTGGAAATTGATTTGATAGACAGTAAACAAAACGAGTTCATGATTTATTATGACCGAGTGAAATTCAAGCTCTCGGGTTTTGCGAGAGCCATCACTCGCAATGCTGAGAATGCGCGAGACTTGGTTAGCGATACTGTGTTGGCTGCGTACGAAAATTTTGACAAGATTAAGAACAAAGAGGCTTTCAGTAGTTACATCTTTACTATAGCGGTGAGATTGCATCGTAAGCGTAAGTCTAAAATGAAGAATTTTGAGGAATTGGATGATATGGCAACAGATAACTTAATCAATCACGACCCGATGCCCGATATTTCTCACGATATAAAAGTGCTATATGACACTTTGGACAAATTGCCTGAAAAGATGAAGGAAGCAATCATTTTGTACGAAATTTCAGGATTTACAATCGAAGAAATCAAAGAAATTCAAGGTGGAACAATTTCGGGAGTCAAATCCAGATTGAAAAGAGGGCGAGAGAAATTAAGCGAATTGATGAATGATAGAATTACACATAAAATGAACAAGAATTACTCAACTGAACGAAGCGAATTTTCAAAAAATAATGATAAATTAATGAAAATAGGTATATAA
- a CDS encoding TraB/GumN family protein, translating into MKFTKYAFFTLILAFVACSSVDSGSQKKNLLWKVESGGNVVYLLGSIHIADESLYPLDTVIIESFEECEYLVLELDPSAHSAFDIYKYMSYEGDTLLKNMITADQYAKIKEYMDKHNVPEMAFGSFKPWAAVMTLQSLEMLSNGFSQHEGIDMHFLERAKSSGKMVKELESLEFQMSMMNRLNAYTGEYLDYTLAELEDTKKYVKELIDAWKQGDSDMIYNISQEGNQHEGFEQVMEDLNYSRNVTMMKKIEEYIASGEKHFIVVGSLHLLGERGIVQLLESKNKYKIKQL; encoded by the coding sequence ATGAAATTTACAAAATATGCCTTTTTTACTCTGATTTTAGCTTTCGTAGCTTGTTCATCGGTTGATTCGGGCTCGCAGAAGAAGAATTTGCTTTGGAAGGTCGAATCAGGCGGCAATGTCGTCTATTTGCTTGGCTCTATTCACATCGCCGATGAAAGCTTGTACCCCTTGGATACAGTAATAATCGAATCTTTCGAGGAATGTGAATATCTCGTGCTCGAGCTGGACCCGAGTGCTCATAGTGCTTTCGACATTTACAAATATATGTCCTACGAAGGCGATACATTGCTGAAGAATATGATTACAGCCGACCAATACGCAAAAATCAAAGAATACATGGACAAGCACAATGTTCCCGAGATGGCTTTCGGTAGCTTCAAACCATGGGCAGCTGTGATGACACTGCAATCCTTGGAAATGCTGAGTAATGGCTTTTCGCAACACGAAGGCATCGACATGCACTTCCTCGAGAGAGCAAAATCGTCCGGCAAAATGGTGAAAGAGCTCGAATCATTAGAATTTCAAATGTCAATGATGAATAGATTGAACGCTTATACCGGCGAATATTTGGATTATACATTAGCCGAGCTTGAGGATACCAAAAAATATGTAAAGGAGCTGATTGACGCATGGAAGCAGGGCGATTCTGACATGATTTACAATATTTCTCAGGAAGGCAATCAGCATGAAGGATTTGAACAAGTGATGGAAGATTTGAATTACTCGAGAAATGTCACTATGATGAAGAAAATCGAGGAATATATCGCCTCGGGAGAGAAGCACTTCATTGTGGTCGGCTCGCTTCATTTATTAGGTGAACGTGGAATAGTACAGCTTTTGGAAAGCAAAAATAAATATAAAATCAAACAATTATAG
- a CDS encoding SDR family NAD(P)-dependent oxidoreductase codes for MLKNKITLITGASAGIGKACAEVFAEAGSDLILVARRIELAEELASNLSEKYGVECIAIQLDVRNYDEVADRLGNLPEKWQNVDILINNAGLARGLDKIQDGSLDDWEEMIDTNLKGLLYVSKLILPGMVARDSGMVINIGSIAGREVYPKGNVYCATKHAVRAISQSMVIDLNGTNVRTCNLDPGMVETEFSLVRFRGDAPKAEQVYKSFKPLSGEDVAQIALFAASRPPHVNIQDIMVTAISQASAQIVNRTGV; via the coding sequence ATGTTAAAAAACAAAATCACTCTAATCACAGGTGCGTCAGCCGGAATTGGCAAAGCGTGTGCGGAAGTATTCGCAGAAGCAGGTTCAGACCTGATTTTAGTTGCCCGAAGAATCGAATTGGCAGAAGAATTAGCAAGCAATTTGAGCGAAAAATATGGCGTAGAATGCATCGCCATCCAGCTTGATGTCCGAAATTACGACGAAGTTGCCGACCGACTGGGAAATTTACCCGAAAAATGGCAAAATGTTGACATTTTAATCAATAACGCCGGATTAGCCCGCGGATTGGACAAAATCCAAGATGGCAGCCTTGATGATTGGGAAGAAATGATTGACACCAATCTAAAGGGCTTGCTCTATGTGTCGAAATTGATTTTGCCCGGAATGGTAGCACGCGACAGCGGGATGGTCATCAATATTGGCTCAATAGCAGGCAGAGAAGTCTATCCCAAAGGCAATGTTTACTGTGCCACCAAACACGCTGTCAGAGCGATTTCCCAATCAATGGTTATAGACCTAAACGGCACAAATGTCCGCACGTGCAACTTAGACCCGGGCATGGTCGAAACCGAATTTTCGCTCGTCCGATTTCGCGGAGATGCACCAAAAGCGGAGCAAGTTTACAAAAGTTTCAAACCATTAAGTGGGGAGGACGTTGCCCAAATAGCACTATTTGCAGCCAGCAGACCGCCACACGTCAACATTCAGGACATCATGGTGACTGCGATATCCCAAGCGAGCGCCCAAATTGTTAATCGCACAGGCGTCTAA
- a CDS encoding CDP-alcohol phosphatidyltransferase family protein: MLKNIDIKILPNSLSVTRIFLVLALIFLKPFSIEFLIVHFLCGITDVLDGYIARKFKVETKLGEKLDSMADIFWVVVLGVVLYPYIDVSNDVILCIAAIAILRLISIIIVLFKYQTLGILHTIGIKITAILLFLVPFFIQSDLLMFLICVFGSISAIEEFLIHLYSKNFNQNRKSIFYRS; this comes from the coding sequence ATGCTAAAAAATATTGATATTAAGATATTGCCAAATTCGCTATCAGTTACACGAATATTTCTTGTCCTTGCGCTAATTTTCTTAAAGCCGTTTAGTATAGAGTTTTTAATAGTACATTTCTTATGTGGTATTACCGATGTGCTTGACGGATACATTGCTAGAAAATTCAAAGTAGAAACTAAACTGGGTGAGAAACTCGATTCTATGGCTGACATTTTTTGGGTTGTGGTCTTAGGGGTTGTTTTGTACCCTTATATTGATGTATCCAATGATGTCATTCTTTGCATTGCTGCAATTGCAATATTAAGACTTATATCTATTATCATCGTCTTATTCAAATATCAGACTTTGGGAATACTTCATACTATTGGAATTAAAATAACAGCCATTCTTTTATTCTTGGTTCCATTTTTTATTCAATCAGATTTGTTGATGTTTTTAATTTGTGTTTTTGGTAGTATTTCTGCAATTGAAGAATTTCTAATTCATTTATACTCCAAAAACTTTAACCAAAATAGAAAAAGCATTTTTTATAGAAGTTAA
- a CDS encoding fibrobacter succinogenes major paralogous domain-containing protein — protein MNSFIKVFYLISVLALIGLFACDESSGPDKNGGNGVIDIGGETELDLTKPGNEFKVIIEKGSPEFEKIKRSIKITSNNQGIVTTEGIAEISVEDFMTLKSKYMPDIISDNEIFDYATKRGITFDTNSTEGFKVGHDLKLKITSEGIQDFYLSKGDLSKPNTLVKYSSKVGDVYAFTCDEGIYRERRVVHKSSVPDWETNMGKLKTIRVEENLKDFLIAEKVTFVFNEEYGLVGGILLLLDGEEIIINLFPPDWLGAGDRPKSDAVIIGNQTWMTRNLDVSHYRNGDKIPQVQDPQEWDKLTTGAWCYLHNDPKNVELYGKLYNFWAVNDPRGLAPVGWRVPSDDDWKELEMYLGMSQEEADKQGERGTTEGAKLAGGKDLWDGWGPDLISEHPDFNKSGFYGFPAGFRANGHFFGEGYDAQWWSYYKDEFTGNNWPTYRGLEYESTKIYTSGYQRNYGLSVRLIREE, from the coding sequence ATGAACAGTTTCATTAAAGTATTTTATTTAATATCAGTTTTAGCACTGATAGGCTTATTTGCGTGTGATGAATCAAGTGGTCCAGACAAAAACGGTGGCAACGGAGTTATTGATATAGGCGGCGAAACCGAACTTGATTTGACAAAACCGGGTAATGAATTTAAGGTAATTATCGAAAAGGGAAGCCCGGAATTTGAGAAAATCAAGAGATCAATAAAAATAACTTCTAATAACCAAGGTATTGTCACTACAGAAGGCATAGCTGAAATCAGTGTGGAAGATTTTATGACTTTGAAATCAAAATACATGCCTGATATTATCAGCGATAATGAAATATTTGATTATGCTACAAAACGTGGTATTACTTTTGATACTAATAGCACAGAAGGGTTTAAAGTAGGTCATGATTTAAAGCTAAAAATTACCAGCGAGGGAATCCAAGACTTTTATCTTTCTAAAGGTGATTTAAGTAAACCGAACACATTAGTCAAATATTCTTCTAAAGTTGGAGATGTATATGCTTTCACATGCGATGAAGGAATTTATCGAGAACGAAGAGTTGTACACAAAAGCTCAGTGCCTGATTGGGAAACCAATATGGGAAAACTAAAAACTATTAGAGTTGAAGAGAACTTGAAAGACTTTTTAATTGCAGAGAAAGTTACTTTTGTATTTAATGAGGAATACGGACTTGTAGGAGGGATATTGTTGCTATTAGATGGCGAAGAAATAATAATCAATCTCTTTCCTCCGGATTGGCTGGGAGCCGGAGACCGCCCGAAATCAGATGCTGTAATAATCGGTAACCAAACATGGATGACAAGGAATCTTGATGTATCACACTACAGAAATGGAGATAAGATACCTCAAGTGCAAGATCCGCAAGAATGGGACAAGTTGACAACAGGAGCTTGGTGCTATCTACATAATGACCCCAAAAATGTTGAATTATACGGAAAGTTATATAACTTTTGGGCTGTAAATGATCCACGGGGTTTAGCACCTGTGGGTTGGCGAGTGCCAAGTGACGATGATTGGAAAGAGTTGGAAATGTATTTGGGAATGAGTCAGGAAGAAGCAGATAAACAAGGAGAAAGAGGTACAACTGAGGGAGCTAAATTAGCAGGTGGCAAAGATTTGTGGGATGGTTGGGGACCAGACCTCATAAGCGAACATCCTGATTTTAATAAAAGTGGATTTTATGGTTTTCCCGCAGGTTTTCGTGCCAATGGACATTTCTTTGGTGAAGGATATGATGCTCAATGGTGGTCATATTATAAAGACGAATTTACAGGGAACAATTGGCCCACTTACAGGGGTTTAGAATACGAAAGTACAAAAATATATACTTCCGGTTATCAAAGAAATTATGGCTTGTCTGTCCGTCTTATTCGGGAGGAATAG
- a CDS encoding fibrobacter succinogenes major paralogous domain-containing protein — translation MKRVITALCILFLSFVVTYSASKTMIKFSTNASNDTIVYDINDIDKLEIKKFNNNYTMKVYYKIDSSASYQISALDSLKFLTGNDLKYFNIYYSDLTKSYLVSDIDSIIFIQNQDNFETVTIGNQVWMVKNLDLSHYRNGDTIRHAVSDADWVDAGNKNEGAWCYYDNDPANGAIYGKLYNWYAVNDSRGLAPSGYLIPSEVDWSTLHSYLRTNNQYWCNNNNHLIAKSLAAKERWNTNNATCCIGNNLNSNNSSGFSSLPGGLRELNGGFNGLNSGGNWWTASASQGSGAYWRYLINWSSILDSWYTSRVKGFSVRCIVGSVSANDSLMIYFKNGMVESISIQNIKIIDFESIDIFEHNITLNLGWNLISTYVEPEFAALENVFSAIEGSTVIVKNNSGQIYYPEFDINDIGNWDVKQGYQVYMSSAETLTISGEKVVPETTEITLTTGWNMLAYLRDNAMDIEIALASLVADDKLVIAKDNMGNVFYPAFDINMIGDMLPGQGYQIYLISGATLTYPEN, via the coding sequence ATGAAGAGAGTTATAACAGCTTTATGTATCTTGTTTTTATCATTTGTAGTAACATATTCAGCTTCAAAAACTATGATAAAATTTTCTACAAATGCTAGCAATGATACAATAGTATATGATATTAATGATATCGATAAATTAGAGATTAAAAAATTCAATAATAACTATACAATGAAAGTATATTACAAGATAGATTCATCTGCATCATATCAGATATCGGCATTAGATTCGTTGAAATTTCTAACCGGAAATGATTTAAAGTACTTTAACATTTATTATTCTGACTTAACTAAGTCCTATTTAGTATCAGATATAGACAGTATCATATTCATTCAAAATCAGGACAATTTCGAAACTGTAACCATTGGCAATCAAGTTTGGATGGTTAAAAATCTTGATTTAAGTCATTACCGAAATGGCGATACAATACGACACGCAGTAAGTGATGCAGACTGGGTAGATGCTGGAAATAAAAATGAAGGTGCCTGGTGTTATTACGACAATGACCCTGCCAACGGTGCAATATACGGGAAACTGTATAACTGGTATGCAGTAAATGATTCACGTGGATTAGCACCATCCGGCTATCTTATACCGAGTGAAGTGGATTGGTCAACACTACATTCCTATTTAAGAACTAATAACCAATATTGGTGCAACAATAACAATCACCTTATCGCAAAGTCGCTTGCAGCAAAGGAGAGGTGGAATACTAATAATGCAACTTGTTGTATTGGAAATAACTTAAATTCTAATAACAGCAGTGGCTTTTCCTCTCTTCCTGGCGGTTTACGTGAATTAAATGGTGGCTTCAACGGTCTAAATTCAGGAGGTAACTGGTGGACGGCTTCTGCAAGCCAAGGGTCGGGCGCCTATTGGAGGTACTTGATCAACTGGAGCTCTATTCTAGACAGTTGGTACACTAGTAGGGTTAAAGGCTTTTCAGTTCGTTGTATTGTAGGGTCAGTTTCTGCAAATGATTCGTTAATGATATATTTCAAAAATGGTATGGTCGAGAGCATATCAATTCAAAATATTAAAATAATTGATTTTGAATCAATAGATATTTTCGAACACAACATTACACTCAACCTCGGTTGGAATCTGATTTCTACATATGTTGAACCGGAATTTGCTGCACTCGAAAATGTTTTCTCCGCAATTGAGGGAAGTACCGTCATCGTGAAGAATAATTCCGGGCAGATTTACTATCCCGAGTTTGATATTAACGATATTGGAAATTGGGACGTGAAGCAGGGCTATCAAGTCTATATGTCGAGCGCTGAAACACTCACGATTTCGGGCGAGAAAGTTGTACCTGAAACGACTGAAATCACTCTCACAACGGGTTGGAATATGCTCGCATACCTACGCGATAATGCTATGGATATTGAGATTGCCCTTGCTTCGCTCGTTGCTGATGATAAACTCGTAATCGCAAAGGACAACATGGGCAACGTCTTCTATCCCGCTTTCGATATCAACATGATTGGCGATATGCTCCCGGGGCAAGGCTATCAGATTTACCTAATAAGCGGAGCGACGTTGACATATCCGGAGAATTAG